The following nucleotide sequence is from Anopheles stephensi strain Indian chromosome 3, UCI_ANSTEP_V1.0, whole genome shotgun sequence.
agttttttttggtaaGAATGATGGATGAAGCATTCTACTTCAGTGTGATTGAAGAACCAGTTTTATTGACGCCGGTTGCTAAAGTTAACGGAccggtatcaaatcccatctggaccgtttcCTCGTAACCAAGAACTGTTTTTTCCACAGTATGGTTAACGATATTAGAGGCGGTGGCTAACATTGGGTAAGGGTCAAATCCTATCCCGACCTTGCCCCATGCACAGGACTAGCATTCCAATCATGGGTATCCAAGGTTGTCAGAGATGGGCGAAGACTACTGTTTCGATCTTCTGATCAAAGGAAGGTTTGCTGCGCCTGCTATGATTTCCATAACTCGAGTAGAACGCTTACCGGAAGACTTTGGGTTTTCCTCATCTCGGGGGTTGTCACGCGCAGCACCTGACCTGGCCCTAGTCTGCACGATGACTCACCTTAGACAGCCGCGAGCGCCCGCGTGCTGTTGGACGATCGTGTGCTCTCTTTGTGGTCAAGAACGCATCACCGTTGCAGCAAAGCACAAAGCGATAAGAAGATTAAACCAGTTTCTCTCCTCACCAAGCGAATGATCGGTGGTAAGATTCCTTTTTCTTCACTGGCTCACTGGTCGCATGAGTCAGCCGTTTAGTGCTGCGAAATAGCATCGAATTCCATGCTTCTTGCCCGTGGTACGTGGAGGTAAACAATATTGCCAGCACCACGAACCGAAGAACCGCCGAGTGCGTGCCGTGCCATTTGCCTGTGGCGATCAATACCGACCGGATCGGAGTTGCTCCGTTTACGCACAGAGGGCTAACTAATGCGCGGCGATACTAGGAAAGAGACAAATGGCGATCAGCATCGTTGTGTTCTATGAACGAAACACGCACCGCCACACACGTTCCTTCTTTGTGCAGCCGCACAGCTATAGCTGACCTTCAACAGGGTGCGCTAGGCTTCCAGTAAACTGCTCAAACAACTACACTACGTAACATTAGCCAAAGGACGGTATCTACAAGCAGCCTTTAAAGGGCACTTAAAGACAAACTCCCAGTGTACGTCGTACGGTTGATCGTCTGTAGTAACATTTTATTTGGCACCTCAACAATTCCTGCTCTCATAATATTCATATCGCTCGCGGCTCAGCCTCGTTACATATTTACATTATTCTATTCGCGTTCTTCTTGTCAATACTTGAGTGCACAGAAAAGCGTAACTGCCATCGTAAGATAATTTAAATGGGGCATAAAacgtaacaaaaaaatctggaAACCGTGTAGCCTCATTCCGTAGCAAAATAAACCGGATGCATCCCGTTCGCTTTCGTCAAGCCTTTCTTGCAGACTGGACACTTTTTGGCAAGCTTCAGCGATCGACGGAGACACACGGCACAGAACACGTGCCCGCAGGCCGTTGAAAGGGCCTGCCGGTTGGCGAGCGTTTCGTAACAGATCGGGCAGATAATGTCCACACCTCGGGAAGTGCGCGTTTCGTTGAGATTCGTATTCGGTGCTGGTGATGCAGAAGGTGGCGCTGGGCGGCGGGCGGGTTGCGTTGCTGTTACGGGCGCCGGCCTTGATTCTAGCATGCTGACCTCAACAATTTCTTGGCGCTCTCGGGAGCGTTCTGTCGATCGACTAGAGTCGTCGGCAAGATGTCTGGAAAGCGCAACCGAAATGTTTTGGGTAGGCGACGTATGGACGGAGACGGCCAAACCGCCGACCGTAAACGAACTCCAGCTGCCAGAGGGAAGTGGTTGAGGGATTGGCACTGGAAAGGACGTTTGCACCGTGCTCGGCGCGATATTGTCTTCCTCGTCCGATGAGATTATCACAACAGGTTCCGGTTCCTGATAGTTCGACAGATCGATCACGGATGTGTCACGGTTAAGGGCGCGTCGTGCACGGCGACGGGCACGCAGCTGGCTGGTTCTGGGTTCGATCGCTGGCGTGCCTATTACGATTACTTCCTGCGCAAAAGAATCGTCGACCAGCGGGATGGGTGTCGAGGCGTCGGGCATCAGCTCGTCGTGGCTGCACAGTATGGTAGTATCGCTACCGGAACTGTCGTTACTTGGCTCATCTTGGTTCACCGACGATACTGCTGAACCcatggtggtagtggtgctgCCTTGCTCTGGCTGtgcggtactgctgctgctggtctgTGCACTTTCCCGGCTGCTGCTAGCGTTGCTTTCGTTggcactgctgctactgttgttgTACGATGGCCGGCTTCGTAAGCTGTCCAGAAACCAATCGGCCTGCTCGATGAGGTGCCGCATGCTTGTGTCGATGTCGTCTATGTCGTCCTCGAGCGGTTCGTATTTCACTTGCGCCATTTTGTGCGTTTGGTGAGTGTGGAAATAACTTAATGGCGAACACTAGAACGCAGACCGGTCCCTGGGAAATTGCACGGAAAAACGTTATAAACGATCTGCTTTCCTCAGAATGCCGATTTGACATACTCGATTTAAAGACGTAAACAAACCGAAACTTTTGACGGTTGCTAGGTTGTACCATTGTTGCGTTGCGGAAGCCATTTTGTTTC
It contains:
- the LOC118512990 gene encoding uncharacterized protein LOC118512990, producing the protein MAQVKYEPLEDDIDDIDTSMRHLIEQADWFLDSLRSRPSYNNSSSSANESNASSSRESAQTSSSSTAQPEQGSTTTTMGSAVSSVNQDEPSNDSSGSDTTILCSHDELMPDASTPIPLVDDSFAQEVIVIGTPAIEPRTSQLRARRRARRALNRDTSVIDLSNYQEPEPVVIISSDEEDNIAPSTVQTSFPVPIPQPLPSGSWSSFTVGGLAVSVHTSPTQNISVALSRHLADDSSVEVSMLESRPAPVTATQPARRPAPPSASPAPNTNLNETRTSRGVDIICPICYETLANRQALSTACGHVFCAVCLRRSLKLAKKCPVCKKGLTKANGMHPVYFATE